The DNA region ACCCGAAGTCTCATAGTCTGCTGCAACTTCAACCACAGGGCCCGCAGAATCGCCAAACTCGCCTCATCCGGGGAGACGCTGGCTTTGCGAAGATAGAAGCGGCAGGCCGTCATCAGGTCGTCGTTTCCGACATACAGCCCGAAGGTTTCCTTGATGTAATCCCCGAGGGCGAGGTGCAGGCCGGGCAGTTCCTTCTCCGTCATATTGGCGATCAGCACCCGGTCCTTGAGGGGCAGGTGACGGTCCAGATGATCGACCGCCGCGGCCACGGTGGTCGGCAAATCCCGGCGCTCGGCGGCCTGCAGGCGCGGGGTGCGGGAAAAGCCCGACGGGCTTTCGGTCATCATCAACAGATAGGTGACGGCTTCCAGAACGTCGGCCACACTGCGCTGGAGGCTGCTGTTCTCGCTCTCGGCGCTGCCGGAAACATGCAGCACGCGGATTTTTTTGGCCGCAATCCAGCCGCTGATTTTCTCGGCAGCCCGGAAACCCGCGATCTGCTTTAAATCGATCTCCAGCCAGGCGTCCGCCGAGGCGACGATCTTGCGCTGGATTACACGAAAAAAATCCGGCAGCTTTGTGGTGCGAAACAGCAGGGTGCCGTCGGCGGCGAGGGCGTTGCCCTCCACCGCAGCGGCCCATTGATCGGCTGCCATCGGTCCCTTTTCTGCTTCCCAGCCCGCGGGCTGTCCGGCGCAGGGAAGCTCCAACCGCCCGGCGGCCTCGATCGCTGCCTGTTCAACACCCACCTGACCGCTGGTAACGATCCTTGCAATCATACCCCGGCACCTCTCAGATTAGCGTATTCCGGCTTTCTGCGCGCCTTCACCGCAGTGAAAAGTGGATGACGATCCACAACCCCAAAAATCCCAGTATCCCAAAAACCAAAAACTCATTCACGATGATTTTACGCCAGGGCGCCCGGTTGCTGGTGTAGAGCACAATTCCCAAAATATAGAGGCCGATCAGAATCGATGAGAATATCAGGGTAAAGGTCGGGTTCATTTCCCGTTTCCCGCGCGCGAGTGAGAATATCCCCTAAGAGCGGCTTTCGACCGTCGGGCCAATCTCCACAGCCTGGCCGATTTCCCGTTTTATTAGGTCGCCCGTTGCGCCCTGTCAGAGTGATCTTAAATTTCCATTTGAACCAACGGCACCAGATTTTAAGATGTACCGTCCCGGGTCACCCACGGCAGAATGCCAACACCGGCCCGGGACCCAGCCGTTTCACATTAACCCCTGCAATTGGCTCGTAAAAGAGCGAGAAGGAGTGCCGATGAGGAACAATCCACAGACCTTTCGCGGCGGGGGCGCCTTTCTGGCGGCGATCGGGTGTTTGATCGTGCTGGCCGGTTGCGGGGCTGGAGTTTTCTCCTATGTGGGCACCACGGCCCGGCCCGAAAACCGGTTGGAACTGGTGCCGGACACCGAAAGCAGGGGCACCTGGCAAACACCGGATCTCGTGGTCAATTATATCTTCAAACCGACGCAGCAGACGCTGGCGCTCGAGGCAACGGTCAATCTGGCCGGGCATATGCAGAGAGGCTTCAGCTTCGCCAGCAACGTCTTTCTGGGCGTTCATTTTCTGGACTCCGAAAACCGGGTGCTCTCCAGCCGCAGTTTCGCGCTTTCAGGTAACCGTACCCCGATCCGGCAGTGGCGCATCGAACGTCAGCTGGAAATTCCGGCGGGGGCCGATGCCGTGGCTTTCAGCTACAGTGGACGGGTCGGCGAAGGCGGCCTCGCCTCCAATGATAACGGCCCAGGCGGGGTCTCCTGGAGCTTCTGGCAACGGCCCTGAAAGAGGAAACAGTGAGCGCCTCAGCCGTTTTCCGGTCCCCGGCTGCGGGTTTTCCACGCCTGGTAGCGATGAAGATCCTTTTCGATGAAAAACAGGCACCCGGTGAGCAATAAGGCGTCGTCGATCTGGCCCAGTAAAGGTATCGTATCTGGCGTCAGGTCCAAGGGCATCAGGATATACACCAGGGTCAGCACCAGGGCGGTCATCGACAGCGCCGGGACCTGACGGTAGGTCCCGCTCCAGTAATCCCGCAACAAGGATCCCAATAGACGCAAATCGGTCCACAGGCGGCGCCATAGCCCCGCCGGCATGTTGGATTTTGGGGATTTAAGCGCCATCGTAACAATCCTATTCCGCAGCCCGCTCCCCCCGCCGGCAGCTCCCAGCAGCGCCCGACGCCAGCGGCTTTTTTCGTTTCCTGCACCAAATCCCTTTTGACATCGTCCGGGGCTTTGTTTATGGTCTGGCTCGCTTTTCGCGCGGAGGTGGCGGCGAAGGGCTGCTATTTTCCGTTCCGGGGAACACCCGCTTCACAGGCTGACACAATAACATGAACCCCACCCGTTTTTCAAAGCCTGATCCGTCACCCGTCTCAGGGGTGGCCTTCGCCTTGACGGCCTTTTTGATCTGGGGTGCCAGCCCGGTCTACTGGAAAGTCCTGGGTGATGTCCCGGCCCTGGAGATCATCAGCCACCGGATGGTCTGGTCTTTTGTCTTTCTCCTGCCGCTGCTGTGGTGGCAGGGCCGCTGGCCGGAGTTTATCGGGGTTCTCAGAAAGCCCCGCGCGGTGGCGATCCTCCTGCTGACCGGCCTTCTGGTGGCCGCCAACTGGCTGATCTACATCTGGGCCGTCAACCACGACCTGGTCCTGCAGGCCAGTCTGGGCTACTATATCAACCCGCTGGTGAACGTCATCCTGGGGGCCCTCTTTCTCGGGGAACGCCTCAGGCGCTTCCAGTATGGCGCGGTGTTGCTGGCCGGCGCTGCGGTGGTCTATCTGACGATCAGTCTGGGGCGCTTCCCCTGGGTATCACTGACCCTGGCCGTCACCTTCGGGATTTACGGGCTGATCCGCAAAACCGTTGCGGTCGGGGCCCTGGTGGGACTGCAAGTGGAGACCGCGCTGCTCTCGCTTCCGGCC from Desulfobacteraceae bacterium includes:
- the rarD gene encoding EamA family transporter RarD, translated to MNPTRFSKPDPSPVSGVAFALTAFLIWGASPVYWKVLGDVPALEIISHRMVWSFVFLLPLLWWQGRWPEFIGVLRKPRAVAILLLTGLLVAANWLIYIWAVNHDLVLQASLGYYINPLVNVILGALFLGERLRRFQYGAVLLAGAAVVYLTISLGRFPWVSLTLAVTFGIYGLIRKTVAVGALVGLQVETALLSLPALAYLGALQAAGTAAFAAGGPRISFFLTGSALVTALPLLCFSLGARRLTLASLGFLQYVAPSCMFLLGVLVYEEPFSAAQVKTFLMIWTALAVYSLDSALFYRRHAAASGLTRPSPALTHGARK
- a CDS encoding putative molybdenum carrier protein codes for the protein MIARIVTSGQVGVEQAAIEAAGRLELPCAGQPAGWEAEKGPMAADQWAAAVEGNALAADGTLLFRTTKLPDFFRVIQRKIVASADAWLEIDLKQIAGFRAAEKISGWIAAKKIRVLHVSGSAESENSSLQRSVADVLEAVTYLLMMTESPSGFSRTPRLQAAERRDLPTTVAAAVDHLDRHLPLKDRVLIANMTEKELPGLHLALGDYIKETFGLYVGNDDLMTACRFYLRKASVSPDEASLAILRALWLKLQQTMRLRVVK
- a CDS encoding DUF1232 domain-containing protein — its product is MALKSPKSNMPAGLWRRLWTDLRLLGSLLRDYWSGTYRQVPALSMTALVLTLVYILMPLDLTPDTIPLLGQIDDALLLTGCLFFIEKDLHRYQAWKTRSRGPENG